Sequence from the Maribacter aquivivus genome:
ACGCCCAAGAGACGAGCTAGGTAGAAGTTGCGGATTAGAAGTTGGTGTTCGTGGCGGTATTGTTGTAGATAACAAAATGCAAACATCTGATAACAATATATATGCTATAGGCGAGATTGCCCTATATAATCAAATGATTTATGGATTAGTTGCACCTGGCTACGATATGGCCGGTGTGGCAGTAGACCAAATTATTGGAAAAACAGAAACTCTAATGCCTGCTGAAATAGACATGTCTACCAAATTGAAATTGATCGGTGTTGATGTAGCAAGTTTTGGTGAACCTTTTATGCCTGCTGCAAAAGGACACTCTATTATATTTGAGAATAAAACACAGCATTTATATAAAAGAATCAACGTAAGTCTTGACGGCAAAGAACTGCTAGGCGGCATTTTAGTTGGTGATGCATCTGATTATAGTATGTTACACCAAATCTACCTGAACGGAATGGCAATTCCTGAAGATGCTTCTCAATTAATTCTACCTGCAAGTGAAGGTGGGTCTTTTGGTAGTGCTCTGGATTTACCGGACGAAGCTCAAATTTGTTCTTGTGAAAACGTGACAAAAGGTGAAATTTGTGGAGTAATTAAAGATGGTACTTGCGAAGATTTAGCTCGTGTTATTGGTTGTACAAAAGCAAGTACTAGTTGTGGTGGTTGTAAACCAATGGTGACGGATCTAGTAAATGAAACTTTAAAATCTCTTGGTAAAACAGTTAAAAATGTAATCTGTGAGCATTTTGAATATAGCCGTCAAGAACTATACATCATTATAAAAACTAAAAAACTAACCAGTTTTAATGAAGTTTTAGATACTTGTGGTACCGGTCATGGTTGTGAGACCTGTAAACCTTTAGTTTCTTCAATATTCGCAAGTTTATACAATGTTACCCCTAACGTAGAAGATGTTACTCAAGACACTAATGATAAGTTCTTGGCAAACATTCAACGAAATGGAACATACTCTGTAGTACCAAGAATTGCTGGTGGAGAGATTACTCCACAAGATTTAATTGTACTAGGTAAAATAGGTTCTAAATATAACCTGTACACCAAAATTACAGGTGGTGCACGAATTGATTTCTTTGGTGCGGAATTAAATGATTTACCTGCCATTTGGAAAGAATTAATTGATGCCGGCTTTGAAAGCGGACATGCCTACGGTAAATCTTTACGTACCGTAAAAAGCTGTGTTGGGTCAACCTGGTGTCGTTACGGCTTAGATGAAAGTATCTCTTTTGCTATAGAACTAGAAAATAGATATAAAGGACTACGATCACCTCATAAATTAAAAGGTGGCGTATCTGGTTGTATTCGTGAGTGCGCAGAAGCTCGTGGAAAAGATTTTGGCGTAATCGCAGTAGAAGGCGGCTGGAATTTATATGTTGGCGGTAATGGTGGTGCAACACCTAAACATGCCAAATTATTAGCTGAACAAATAGATAACGAAACCGTTATAAAATACTTAGACCGTTACCTAATGTACTATATACAAACTGCTGCACCATTAATGCGAACAGCAGCTTGGTTAGATAAATTGGAAGGTGGTATTGAGGAGCTTAAAAAAGTAGTTATCGAAGACAGCCTAAACATCAATGCCGAGTTAGAACAGCAAATGGAATTTTTGATCGATGCATATGAGTGCGAATGGAAACAGGCCATTGAAAATGAAGAAACAAAGAAACGCTTCAACCATTTTGTGAATTCTGATGATCGAGATGACAATTTAGTTTTTGTGCCATTACGTGATCAAAAAATGCCAAAACATTGGGAAGCCAAACAAGAAAAGGCTGAAGAAGTATTATTTAAAACCTTGTCTTAAAAAGATATCATTATGAGCGAATTACTTTCAAAATATAAAACGGTCAAAGAAGAAGATGTTAGATTATGGTTTAAAGCTGCTCCTGTAAGCGCTTTTCCTAGTGATGGTGGATCATGTGTAAAATATAAAGATTTACAAATTGCCGTTTTTAATTTCTCAAGACTTAACAAGTGGTATGCTTGCCAGAACTTATCTCCTGAAAA
This genomic interval carries:
- the nirB gene encoding nitrite reductase large subunit NirB encodes the protein MKTILVVGNGMVGYKFCEKFVAKEESKQFKLIVFGEEPRPAYDRVHLSEFFENQDAKALEMAPAEWYTENGIDLIVDERVADIHRTNKTITTAKNREFSYDYLVLATGSSAFVPPIKGVEKEGVFVYRTIEDLEGMLAYAAKIKAKNPNAKAAVLGGGLLGLEAGKAVMDMGLEPHIVEFAPKLMPRQLDSRSSQVLQLKLESIGLNIHLSKATNQILGDDGYITGMEFGEDDVLDVEMLVVSAGIRPRDELGRSCGLEVGVRGGIVVDNKMQTSDNNIYAIGEIALYNQMIYGLVAPGYDMAGVAVDQIIGKTETLMPAEIDMSTKLKLIGVDVASFGEPFMPAAKGHSIIFENKTQHLYKRINVSLDGKELLGGILVGDASDYSMLHQIYLNGMAIPEDASQLILPASEGGSFGSALDLPDEAQICSCENVTKGEICGVIKDGTCEDLARVIGCTKASTSCGGCKPMVTDLVNETLKSLGKTVKNVICEHFEYSRQELYIIIKTKKLTSFNEVLDTCGTGHGCETCKPLVSSIFASLYNVTPNVEDVTQDTNDKFLANIQRNGTYSVVPRIAGGEITPQDLIVLGKIGSKYNLYTKITGGARIDFFGAELNDLPAIWKELIDAGFESGHAYGKSLRTVKSCVGSTWCRYGLDESISFAIELENRYKGLRSPHKLKGGVSGCIRECAEARGKDFGVIAVEGGWNLYVGGNGGATPKHAKLLAEQIDNETVIKYLDRYLMYYIQTAAPLMRTAAWLDKLEGGIEELKKVVIEDSLNINAELEQQMEFLIDAYECEWKQAIENEETKKRFNHFVNSDDRDDNLVFVPLRDQKMPKHWEAKQEKAEEVLFKTLS
- the nirD gene encoding nitrite reductase small subunit NirD; this encodes MSELLSKYKTVKEEDVRLWFKAAPVSAFPSDGGSCVKYKDLQIAVFNFSRLNKWYACQNLSPEKLENVLSRGMLGDHKGIPKIACPLHKRTFSLESGENLNGDLAAIATYPVKIESDFVYVGFSE